From a single Pseudalkalibacillus hwajinpoensis genomic region:
- a CDS encoding AAA family ATPase, whose product MSGLVINRVYIKNFKTIDEATLSFENSHLNILDGPNGFGKTTIFDAIELLVTGEIRRIKNTQIVHGSKGFNDILLSKYQNQETVIKVEFKDIEDTTNTITLARALTELEGLRNRDKRPEEFSKYKLYKLEEFNDQVTEGVQIDDLEINSYLNVAKVSEKFNMYHYVEQEDYSHLFKLTESERMDSISKLFNIEKEIGQQGLLKRVKLKLQNEFRELSNNMDSEQRYFDADRTVPETKEEVTYHRVLPEDLSRNVYWDQVNEPIGNDDKFRFFEELNNILTLVLNFNDFKKELINENIEKIAKNEGKLKAVITCMNFYNDMDRIRSKYKVMKRLLVIKDNLMKRELFDKELDWDYIFEVLDLQFSKEEILNLIREIKILNNNSTNLASIVENLNEVRENLKSQYGNYLENINDEEDKLDCPFCGQEWSNQATLFHNYNKQTTYYKSLYDETTAEIDAKKKYLFEERINSILEVINKLLEKGSTYNINSLFVEQLEEHIEEVTNFNTVKQWFDNLGINLEEYVNRSENPVDSLELRTEALRLSLLSYKSEVSDVVKDNMIMHKHLYTEVFKKRDDIVKSLTKEIINGKKSYLEYLNYLKANEAFSRYKSLDMRKNKVEKLLKEVDEILIEYTKQINSHRAKMIKDVEIPFYIYSGKIIQNHQRGMGVFIKEGNNPRSGESELKSINFIPPSTTDHDVLHSFSSGQLSATVLAFSLALNKVYSKKGFLTLLIDDPLQTMDDMNMVSFVEMLRNDFKDKQIIISTHEDKISMFMRYKYLKYGYDVKSHNVKELFYRSVY is encoded by the coding sequence ATGAGTGGTTTAGTAATTAATAGAGTGTACATAAAAAACTTTAAAACTATTGATGAAGCCACCCTCTCTTTTGAAAATAGTCATCTCAATATTTTAGATGGACCTAACGGCTTCGGAAAAACTACAATTTTTGATGCAATAGAGCTATTAGTCACAGGGGAAATTAGGAGAATAAAAAATACTCAAATTGTACATGGTTCCAAAGGGTTTAACGATATATTACTAAGTAAATACCAAAATCAAGAAACAGTAATTAAAGTTGAGTTTAAAGACATAGAAGACACTACAAATACAATTACTTTAGCCAGAGCTTTAACTGAGTTAGAAGGTTTACGCAATAGAGATAAACGGCCAGAAGAATTCTCCAAATATAAACTATATAAACTTGAAGAATTCAATGATCAAGTAACTGAAGGAGTACAGATTGATGATTTAGAAATTAATTCTTATTTAAATGTAGCTAAAGTATCAGAAAAGTTTAATATGTACCATTATGTTGAACAAGAAGACTATTCCCACTTATTTAAATTGACAGAGTCTGAAAGAATGGATTCAATATCAAAGTTATTCAATATAGAAAAAGAAATTGGGCAGCAGGGGTTACTGAAAAGAGTTAAACTCAAACTACAAAATGAATTTAGAGAGCTTTCTAACAATATGGATAGCGAGCAAAGGTACTTTGACGCCGATAGAACTGTACCAGAAACAAAAGAGGAAGTAACTTATCATAGGGTGCTTCCAGAAGATTTATCTCGCAATGTTTATTGGGATCAAGTAAATGAACCTATTGGAAATGACGACAAGTTTCGATTCTTCGAAGAATTAAATAATATTTTAACTCTAGTACTCAATTTTAATGATTTTAAAAAAGAACTTATAAATGAAAATATTGAAAAAATTGCTAAAAATGAGGGTAAATTAAAAGCTGTAATTACATGTATGAATTTCTATAACGATATGGATCGTATTAGAAGTAAATATAAGGTGATGAAGCGATTACTGGTAATAAAGGATAATTTAATGAAAAGAGAATTATTTGATAAGGAATTGGATTGGGACTATATTTTTGAAGTCCTAGATTTACAGTTTAGTAAAGAAGAGATACTTAATTTAATAAGGGAAATCAAAATCCTTAACAACAACAGTACTAATTTAGCTTCCATAGTGGAGAATTTAAATGAGGTCAGGGAGAATCTAAAAAGCCAATATGGAAATTATCTTGAGAATATTAATGATGAGGAAGACAAACTAGATTGTCCATTTTGTGGACAGGAGTGGTCTAATCAAGCTACTCTATTTCACAACTATAATAAGCAAACTACTTACTACAAATCTTTATATGACGAGACTACTGCTGAAATAGATGCGAAAAAGAAATATTTATTTGAAGAAAGAATTAATTCTATACTAGAAGTCATAAATAAGTTACTAGAAAAAGGATCAACTTACAACATAAATTCTTTATTCGTAGAACAACTAGAAGAACATATTGAAGAAGTCACTAATTTTAATACAGTTAAACAATGGTTTGATAATTTAGGTATTAATCTAGAAGAATATGTGAACAGATCAGAGAACCCTGTAGATAGTTTAGAACTGAGAACCGAAGCACTCAGACTAAGCTTGCTATCATATAAATCTGAGGTTAGTGATGTTGTGAAAGATAATATGATTATGCATAAGCACCTATACACTGAAGTGTTTAAAAAAAGAGACGATATTGTAAAAAGTTTGACCAAAGAAATAATTAATGGAAAAAAGAGTTATCTAGAATATTTAAATTATTTGAAGGCGAATGAAGCTTTTAGTAGATATAAAAGCTTAGACATGAGAAAAAATAAAGTAGAAAAACTACTTAAAGAAGTTGATGAAATTCTTATTGAATATACTAAGCAAATTAACTCCCATAGAGCAAAAATGATTAAAGACGTCGAGATACCTTTTTATATTTATAGTGGTAAAATAATTCAAAATCATCAGCGTGGTATGGGAGTGTTCATTAAAGAGGGTAACAATCCAAGATCCGGTGAATCAGAGTTGAAATCAATTAATTTTATCCCTCCATCTACTACAGATCATGATGTTTTACATTCATTTAGTTCCGGTCAACTCTCAGCAACAGTACTTGCTTTTTCATTGGCATTAAACAAAGTCTATAGTAAAAAAGGATTTTTAACTCTTTTAATAGATGATCCTCTTCAAACCATGGATGATATGAACATGGTGTCCTTTGTAGAAATGTTAAGAAACGATTTTAAAGACAAGCAAATAATTATTTCAACTCATGAAGATAAAATATCAATGTTTATGAGGTATAAATATCTTAAATATGGTTATGATGTAAAAAGTCATAACGTGAAAGAATTGTTCTATAGAAGCGTTTATTAA
- a CDS encoding ABC-three component system protein — MDEKTTQIIDKLDRHNATSSWSGYAYQGKVAIYTALALINEMKIYKQEKNIDLFKLEIESLEDFSILNGDKYQSIHQVKSYKDNKYIKKYKSAILDLLGKTSKYEISNSYLHTVCKIESTTKQDLKKILEEYSPESKKDAQDSYKGYLFEKDFYDKAYEGFIYNVSEGESFNTVIDLEDTEKEIKNQIRIFFENSNSEMENNPAFYIENVHYIYLNFISEINNIIAHHHKCKSSEEPPIISFSRLFEILTKKNIFELTPDTLAHMLKDQLYKHFLDFLDEVEGEFTEEQVEVWNKSWEFIDELDNNQVLTLFKKISPSKAISNDTHLNIEDYVTLINEGGLKYNLFWLVLCLSYSPETYEKLFILNKESYNYLITTIDNRKTKNIIDKLGRKISENIKMHNELLPLLYDVNNLVNTHISGVYNGNILDLASAYKSEYPELYDEQGKNITEPKKIEFVKIDEIVEEFE, encoded by the coding sequence GTGGACGAAAAGACAACCCAAATAATAGATAAATTAGATAGGCATAATGCTACTTCATCTTGGAGTGGTTATGCATATCAAGGAAAAGTAGCGATATATACAGCCTTAGCATTGATTAATGAAATGAAAATCTACAAACAGGAGAAAAATATTGATTTATTCAAATTAGAAATTGAAAGTTTGGAAGACTTTTCTATATTGAATGGTGATAAGTATCAGTCAATACACCAAGTTAAATCATACAAGGATAATAAATACATAAAGAAGTACAAATCAGCTATTTTGGACCTTTTAGGTAAAACATCTAAATATGAAATATCTAATAGTTACCTTCATACTGTGTGCAAAATTGAATCTACTACAAAGCAAGATCTAAAGAAGATACTGGAGGAGTACTCCCCGGAGAGTAAAAAAGATGCTCAAGATTCATATAAGGGATATTTATTTGAGAAAGATTTTTATGACAAAGCATATGAGGGGTTTATTTATAATGTTTCAGAAGGTGAATCATTTAACACGGTAATTGATTTAGAGGATACTGAAAAAGAAATTAAAAATCAAATAAGGATTTTCTTTGAAAACAGCAATAGTGAGATGGAAAATAATCCTGCCTTCTATATAGAGAATGTTCATTACATATATTTGAATTTCATTTCAGAAATAAACAATATAATTGCTCACCATCATAAGTGTAAATCGAGTGAAGAACCACCAATAATCTCTTTCAGCAGATTATTTGAAATTTTAACGAAGAAAAATATTTTTGAGCTTACACCGGATACCTTAGCCCATATGTTAAAAGATCAGTTATACAAACATTTTTTGGATTTTTTAGATGAAGTTGAAGGGGAGTTTACAGAGGAACAGGTAGAAGTTTGGAATAAAAGCTGGGAGTTCATAGATGAGTTAGATAATAATCAAGTTTTAACTTTATTTAAAAAAATATCACCTAGTAAAGCTATTAGTAATGATACACACCTAAACATTGAGGATTACGTAACACTTATCAATGAAGGTGGTTTGAAATATAACTTATTTTGGTTGGTACTTTGTTTGAGCTATAGTCCGGAGACTTATGAAAAGCTATTCATACTAAATAAGGAAAGTTACAATTACCTAATTACTACAATTGATAACAGAAAAACAAAAAATATTATTGATAAATTGGGAAGAAAGATAAGTGAAAACATTAAAATGCATAATGAATTATTGCCCTTGCTATATGATGTTAATAATCTTGTTAACACTCATATATCTGGGGTATACAATGGAAATATTTTAGACCTTGCTTCAGCTTACAAAAGTGAGTATCCAGAATTGTATGATGAGCAAGGAAAAAATATAACGGAACCAAAGAAGATAGAATTTGTGAAAATTGATGAAATTGTGGAGGAGTTTGAATGA
- a CDS encoding GIY-YIG nuclease family protein, which produces MTKLSDDDLLKELDVDQDLPMKGSQSPREERIIAGFEEIQRFVEYHGRAPQHGVDNDIFERLYALRLDRLLEQEQCIVLLASLDYQGLLNRVENAQVTQVEAVDDDALLAELEDAAGPSSGITDLRHVRSRAEMQAAEEIAKREKCEEFDRFRPLFEHAESELNSGVRQTRPFGKDASINRGNFFILGGQLVYVAEKGDEFKAPNGHPDARLRVIYSNGTESNLLLRSLQRALYKDDAGRRLTEPDYDVGPLFSSSWDEGDVESGTIYVLRSFSNHPSVVEHRKMIHKIGVTGGRVETRIANAENDPTYLLANVELVATYKLASINRMKLERIFHRIFAPAQLDLTINDRFGHVVKPREWFLVPLHVIDEAVRRIQDGSITNVVYDPETASLVVLS; this is translated from the coding sequence ATGACTAAGCTTTCTGATGACGACTTACTCAAGGAGCTTGATGTGGATCAGGATTTACCGATGAAAGGCTCTCAGTCGCCACGTGAGGAGCGTATCATAGCGGGGTTTGAGGAAATCCAGCGATTTGTGGAGTACCATGGGCGTGCTCCGCAGCATGGTGTAGATAATGACATCTTTGAGAGATTATATGCCTTGCGTCTCGATCGCCTGCTTGAGCAGGAGCAATGCATTGTTCTTCTTGCATCACTCGATTACCAAGGGCTACTGAATAGGGTAGAGAATGCGCAGGTTACACAAGTGGAAGCGGTAGATGACGATGCCCTACTAGCAGAACTCGAAGACGCGGCTGGTCCTTCTTCCGGTATTACAGATCTGCGCCATGTCCGCTCTCGAGCAGAAATGCAAGCAGCTGAAGAAATTGCAAAACGTGAAAAGTGTGAGGAATTCGATCGTTTCCGTCCATTGTTTGAGCATGCTGAAAGCGAACTCAATTCTGGCGTTCGCCAAACTAGACCATTTGGTAAGGATGCGAGCATTAATAGGGGGAACTTTTTTATCTTGGGAGGGCAACTTGTCTATGTAGCTGAAAAAGGAGACGAATTTAAAGCGCCGAATGGTCATCCTGATGCTCGTCTTAGAGTGATTTACTCCAACGGCACCGAAAGTAATCTCCTACTCAGGTCTTTGCAGCGTGCACTGTACAAAGACGATGCTGGGCGTCGCTTGACCGAACCCGATTACGATGTCGGGCCTTTATTTAGTTCATCCTGGGACGAAGGGGATGTTGAAAGTGGTACTATCTATGTACTTCGCAGCTTTTCTAATCATCCTTCCGTTGTTGAGCACCGTAAAATGATTCACAAAATTGGTGTAACAGGAGGCAGAGTTGAAACTCGTATAGCCAATGCGGAGAACGATCCGACCTATCTGCTGGCGAATGTTGAATTGGTTGCTACCTACAAACTGGCGAGTATCAACCGTATGAAGCTAGAACGTATATTCCATCGGATATTTGCACCGGCTCAACTCGACCTCACCATCAATGACCGTTTTGGCCACGTTGTAAAACCAAGGGAATGGTTCCTTGTGCCGCTGCATGTTATTGACGAAGCGGTTCGTCGTATTCAAGATGGCTCGATTACCAATGTGGTCTATGATCCTGAGACAGCCAGTTTGGTTGTACTTTCTTAA
- a CDS encoding carbohydrate ABC transporter permease, which translates to MSQPNAGISNENTLGRLFKKKKKTIIGLITTVLALLFISPYIYIVLTSIKPSSDAISPSPTFFPRELSLENYVKMFNQMPIAKYFFNSFITASISTILAVFLGALAAYGLSRFSSKTGNVFLLLTLCVRMVPMISIAIPMYIIINGMGLIDTRVALIVTYTAINVPFAIWLMIGFFNNIPKEFDEAARIDGCNILTAFIKVIIPVSLPGLATAAIFCFMLAWNDFLFALLLTSTNAKTATVGISEFLTAYNLDLGPMTAAAVSFSMPVMVFSILVQRYIVSGMTLGAVKE; encoded by the coding sequence TTGAGTCAACCTAATGCAGGAATTTCTAATGAGAATACTCTAGGAAGACTATTTAAGAAGAAGAAGAAAACAATTATCGGTTTAATTACCACTGTTCTAGCACTACTATTTATTAGTCCATATATCTATATAGTCTTGACGTCTATTAAACCTTCATCAGATGCGATCAGTCCATCACCAACTTTTTTTCCGCGAGAATTATCATTAGAAAACTATGTCAAAATGTTTAATCAGATGCCAATTGCAAAATACTTTTTCAATAGTTTTATTACAGCATCAATTAGTACAATATTAGCTGTATTTCTAGGAGCACTGGCGGCATATGGACTGTCTAGATTTTCATCAAAAACAGGGAATGTATTTCTCCTACTTACCTTGTGTGTGCGAATGGTTCCAATGATCAGTATCGCGATACCAATGTACATTATCATTAATGGAATGGGGCTAATTGATACTAGAGTAGCTTTAATTGTTACATACACGGCCATCAATGTTCCTTTTGCAATATGGCTCATGATCGGATTTTTCAACAATATTCCAAAAGAATTTGATGAAGCAGCTAGAATAGATGGGTGCAATATTTTAACTGCATTTATTAAAGTGATAATTCCTGTATCTCTCCCTGGATTAGCTACAGCGGCAATATTTTGTTTCATGTTAGCCTGGAATGATTTCTTATTTGCATTACTATTGACTAGTACCAATGCAAAAACTGCGACTGTAGGAATTTCAGAATTCTTGACAGCATATAACTTGGATCTGGGCCCAATGACAGCTGCCGCTGTAAGTTTCAGCATGCCGGTAATGGTATTTTCAATCTTAGTTCAGAGGTACATTGTGAGTGGTATGACGCTAGGTGCTGTAAAAGAATAA
- a CDS encoding carbohydrate ABC transporter permease codes for MTKESRVSIYFFAPAAIFMLVFLFFPVAFLVRDSFFEIDMIAQGKGTFVGLSNYIEAIRSERFIDTTTNTLIYVVVAVGFELVLGLFFALLLNTAFKGHGIVRTIMLAPLMIAPLVTGLIWRFMLNNQFGIVNKLLYDFNITSSRDAIQWLSDERFALLSTIIADIWLTTPFMMLILLAGLQGISKTLYESADIDGANKIQTFLYVTLPSLFPVMIVAVLIRTVDAARTFDIVWVLTQGGPSNSSEVLSTYMYKTLTRYGQVGESSAMAVIFIILLLVISSYFLTAMFKANKK; via the coding sequence ATGACAAAAGAATCGAGAGTTTCCATATATTTTTTCGCTCCTGCAGCAATTTTTATGTTAGTTTTTTTGTTCTTTCCTGTAGCCTTTCTAGTTAGAGATAGTTTCTTTGAAATCGATATGATTGCTCAAGGTAAAGGTACATTTGTCGGTTTGAGTAATTACATTGAGGCAATAAGATCTGAAAGATTTATTGATACAACAACGAACACACTCATTTATGTAGTAGTAGCAGTAGGTTTCGAATTAGTACTAGGATTATTTTTTGCTTTGTTATTGAATACTGCTTTTAAAGGGCATGGTATTGTAAGAACAATAATGTTAGCTCCGTTAATGATAGCCCCTTTAGTAACAGGTTTAATTTGGAGATTCATGTTAAATAACCAATTTGGAATAGTTAATAAGTTACTTTACGATTTTAACATTACTTCAAGTAGAGATGCAATTCAATGGTTATCAGATGAGAGGTTTGCTTTACTGTCGACAATAATCGCGGATATATGGTTAACAACTCCATTTATGATGTTAATTTTATTAGCAGGACTTCAAGGGATTTCTAAAACACTATATGAATCAGCCGATATTGATGGGGCGAATAAAATACAAACGTTTCTTTATGTGACGCTACCTTCGCTGTTTCCAGTAATGATTGTAGCTGTGCTAATTCGAACCGTTGATGCTGCTAGAACCTTTGATATTGTATGGGTGTTAACACAAGGTGGACCATCAAATTCTTCAGAAGTATTAAGCACTTACATGTACAAAACACTTACTAGATATGGGCAAGTTGGAGAATCAAGTGCAATGGCAGTAATATTCATTATTCTCTTGTTAGTAATAAGTTCATACTTCTTAACAGCAATGTTCAAGGCTAACAAGAAATAG
- a CDS encoding ABC transporter substrate-binding protein codes for MKGVINLRKSPFLIGILLLIVLVSACSSDNEVSNNTNKSNSDQTLTVLVEGGSPAQTVAELTKEEFEENTGYEVIIESVPYSGVYDRMRTELTSGAGAFDVATIDTIWLPALYQGLEPIQEEITDEMENDLFPGLIDGASMDGNVYGLPTWTNSKILLYREDLFNDSNNQDEFSEEFGYELSPPETWDQYKDVASFFGKNEKYPELYGTSVFGATSGDSVASWLDHVAQAGAESLVIDESGEVIVNDDDHVAALEFLNDLVNEEGVVPEGVLETASAETSELFYNGNLAMMLAWGHFFVPSNDPDTSDVAGDVGAAPMIAGDGGIGVVPGPWYQVIPSSSEKKDIAKEYLLFLYENNELYADALGVAARQSVFEEYGQQEEFAHLNELATTLNGKQTQNRPSTDKWEQIESEALLPAVQNVFSGSQTPQEALDEAKEIIEGIVN; via the coding sequence ATGAAGGGGGTAATTAATTTGAGGAAATCACCATTTCTAATTGGTATTTTATTACTTATTGTGTTGGTATCTGCTTGTAGTTCGGATAATGAAGTCAGTAATAATACAAATAAAAGTAATAGTGATCAGACATTAACCGTTCTTGTTGAAGGTGGTAGTCCAGCTCAAACAGTTGCAGAGCTTACAAAAGAAGAGTTCGAAGAAAATACTGGCTATGAAGTTATCATCGAGTCTGTACCATATTCAGGTGTATATGACAGAATGAGAACAGAATTAACGTCTGGTGCGGGGGCCTTCGACGTTGCAACAATTGATACCATTTGGTTACCGGCGCTTTACCAAGGCTTAGAGCCAATTCAAGAAGAAATAACTGATGAAATGGAGAACGATTTATTCCCTGGTTTAATAGACGGGGCTTCAATGGATGGAAATGTTTATGGGCTCCCTACTTGGACAAACTCTAAAATTCTACTCTACAGGGAAGATTTATTTAATGACTCTAATAATCAAGATGAATTTTCTGAGGAATTCGGGTATGAGCTTTCACCTCCAGAAACTTGGGATCAATATAAGGATGTAGCCAGTTTCTTTGGGAAAAATGAGAAATATCCTGAATTATATGGTACTAGTGTTTTTGGAGCCACGTCAGGTGATTCAGTGGCGAGTTGGTTAGACCATGTTGCTCAGGCTGGAGCGGAATCCTTAGTGATTGATGAATCTGGTGAAGTTATTGTAAACGACGACGACCATGTAGCAGCTTTAGAATTTCTTAATGATTTAGTGAATGAGGAAGGTGTAGTTCCAGAAGGGGTTCTGGAAACAGCTTCGGCAGAAACATCAGAATTATTTTATAATGGTAATTTAGCAATGATGTTAGCATGGGGGCATTTCTTTGTTCCTTCAAATGATCCAGATACATCAGATGTGGCCGGGGATGTAGGTGCGGCTCCGATGATTGCAGGAGATGGTGGAATAGGTGTTGTTCCTGGACCTTGGTATCAGGTAATTCCATCTTCATCAGAGAAAAAGGATATTGCTAAAGAATATTTGTTATTTTTGTACGAAAATAATGAATTGTATGCAGATGCTCTAGGGGTTGCTGCTAGACAGTCAGTCTTCGAAGAGTACGGTCAACAAGAGGAATTTGCACATTTAAACGAATTAGCTACCACATTAAACGGAAAACAAACCCAAAATAGACCATCAACCGACAAATGGGAGCAGATTGAAAGCGAAGCTCTACTTCCAGCAGTTCAGAATGTATTTAGTGGTTCGCAAACACCGCAAGAAGCCTTAGACGAAGCGAAGGAAATAATTGAAGGAATAGTGAACTAG
- a CDS encoding ABC-three component system middle component 1, whose product MINLLSKIFAANEFFIDNRIMDPGNGFFAERNTENYFDYFLVVFESISDFNLSEFKEQIDVYKDEILTGYEGLLGLDKNLSLLVVLNIDGESELSKISNIIYDLEEDPYDFKKYVLPYGREQLDILTKNTNNINEPDQLINYMRRILHNSETFTMFKNNENNEATLEYDLVSKYFIKLPFLTIVYGDRDVRNLEEEIRGNLDVTKLNLLDELTFDSSTDQLDIDELYEVIKEGDS is encoded by the coding sequence ATGATAAATTTGCTATCAAAAATTTTTGCAGCCAATGAATTTTTTATCGATAACAGAATAATGGATCCTGGTAATGGCTTTTTCGCTGAGAGAAATACAGAAAATTATTTTGACTACTTTTTAGTAGTTTTCGAGTCTATATCTGATTTTAATTTGAGTGAATTTAAAGAACAAATTGACGTTTATAAGGATGAAATTCTTACAGGTTATGAAGGGTTGTTAGGGTTGGACAAAAACTTATCTTTATTGGTAGTACTAAATATAGATGGAGAGAGTGAATTAAGTAAAATTAGTAATATTATTTATGATTTAGAAGAGGATCCATATGATTTTAAGAAATATGTATTACCATATGGGCGTGAGCAATTGGATATACTAACAAAAAATACAAATAATATTAATGAACCAGATCAGTTGATTAACTATATGAGGAGAATACTACACAATTCTGAAACGTTTACTATGTTTAAAAATAATGAGAATAATGAAGCAACCTTGGAGTATGATTTGGTTTCAAAATACTTTATTAAACTCCCTTTTTTGACGATAGTATACGGTGACAGAGATGTGAGGAATCTGGAAGAAGAAATTAGAGGTAATTTAGATGTAACTAAATTGAATTTATTAGATGAGTTAACTTTCGATTCCTCAACAGATCAGTTAGACATTGATGAATTGTATGAAGTCATAAAGGAGGGAGATTCATGA
- a CDS encoding LacI family DNA-binding transcriptional regulator codes for MKNKKGVRIKDVAEKAKVSTATVSHVINKTRYVSEEVRKKVNEVMKELNYQPNSVARSLRSARTNTIGFIIPLKREDTSKSFFMHIAEGIEEKLKNEGYNLILSNSKEDPEQELNLIKMFNTQVDGLILAPTNEDFKNIKDTVDSNFPIVMIDRLPIGYDGDYVLVNNFQGTYEGVTDLIQSGYNNIGFLSSGLGITTSIEKFEAFRVGIKNDNIYFNPNNERFEAYKAALSNNKVSFNPNYVLFGESSFQSGYDLTNQLISKGIDALFIANNIMTMGSILCIQEQKMKIPRDIAVICYDNYDWTEITTPPLSAIKQPAFDIGVRAAESILNRIKNPNSDCAQIQLKTENLKRSSY; via the coding sequence ATGAAAAATAAAAAAGGTGTACGTATTAAAGATGTTGCTGAGAAAGCTAAAGTATCTACTGCAACAGTATCACATGTAATTAATAAAACTAGATATGTATCTGAAGAAGTTAGAAAAAAAGTGAATGAGGTAATGAAGGAACTTAACTACCAACCCAATTCTGTAGCAAGAAGTTTAAGAAGTGCTAGGACAAATACAATAGGATTTATAATTCCATTAAAACGTGAGGACACTTCAAAGTCTTTTTTTATGCACATTGCAGAAGGTATCGAGGAAAAATTAAAAAATGAGGGGTATAATTTAATATTAAGTAATTCAAAAGAAGATCCCGAACAAGAATTAAACCTTATAAAAATGTTTAATACACAAGTTGATGGTTTAATTTTGGCTCCTACAAACGAAGACTTTAAGAACATAAAAGACACGGTTGATAGTAACTTCCCAATAGTAATGATTGATAGATTGCCTATTGGTTATGATGGAGATTATGTTTTAGTAAATAATTTTCAAGGGACATATGAAGGTGTCACTGATTTGATTCAATCTGGTTATAATAATATTGGCTTTTTAAGTTCTGGCTTAGGAATAACTACTTCTATTGAAAAATTTGAAGCTTTCAGAGTTGGAATAAAAAATGACAACATATATTTTAACCCTAATAATGAAAGATTTGAAGCATACAAGGCTGCACTATCAAATAATAAAGTAAGTTTTAATCCCAATTATGTATTATTTGGTGAGTCCTCTTTTCAATCAGGATATGATCTTACTAATCAATTAATATCAAAAGGCATCGATGCTTTATTTATAGCGAACAACATAATGACTATGGGTTCGATTTTATGTATTCAAGAACAGAAAATGAAAATTCCAAGAGACATTGCTGTTATCTGTTATGACAATTATGACTGGACAGAAATTACTACTCCACCCCTGTCAGCAATTAAACAACCTGCATTTGATATAGGTGTGCGAGCTGCGGAATCGATTCTGAACAGAATAAAAAATCCCAACTCTGATTGCGCCCAAATTCAATTAAAGACCGAAAATCTAAAAAGATCCTCATATTAA
- a CDS encoding tyrosine-type recombinase/integrase has translation MFGSKRIGDIKTIQIIRFLDDKATGENERKDGRPGKLSPDSIRKFYDALCNVFNRAYEWRIIKDNPMTGVKKPAVKQREMRYYTSEDLGGVFEALNQESLMWRVYFLGALFGGFRRGELTALEWSNIVFDTNEIEIINNIVGSENGQPIIKDPKTKSSKASVAMPEWYMELLKEYKAEWLKEKESAADYWEGSDRQYLFHKGLGSPLYFTTPTTKWSRIVEKYKLKKIRLHDLRHSMVALLMEEDNVNLPAIQKRARHSSSKITSDIYGHISKKRATQTASQFDKYAPNKNLVNKLIIVVCILNCIHKKNP, from the coding sequence GTGTTTGGCTCTAAAAGAATTGGAGATATTAAAACAATTCAAATCATACGGTTTTTAGACGATAAAGCAACCGGCGAGAATGAAAGAAAAGACGGACGTCCAGGTAAACTCTCACCTGATTCTATCCGGAAATTTTATGATGCGCTATGTAATGTATTTAACAGAGCATACGAGTGGCGTATTATTAAAGATAATCCAATGACTGGTGTTAAAAAACCAGCAGTAAAGCAAAGAGAAATGAGGTATTACACTAGTGAGGACCTTGGAGGAGTATTTGAAGCTTTAAACCAAGAATCACTGATGTGGCGTGTATATTTTTTAGGAGCTTTATTTGGTGGATTTAGACGAGGAGAATTAACAGCTCTTGAGTGGTCTAACATTGTATTTGATACTAATGAAATAGAAATTATAAATAACATTGTAGGTAGCGAAAACGGTCAGCCTATTATAAAGGATCCCAAAACGAAATCATCTAAAGCATCAGTCGCCATGCCTGAGTGGTACATGGAGTTATTAAAAGAGTACAAAGCTGAGTGGTTAAAGGAAAAAGAAAGCGCAGCTGATTATTGGGAGGGGAGCGATCGTCAGTATCTTTTCCACAAAGGATTAGGAAGTCCGCTCTATTTTACGACGCCTACAACAAAGTGGAGTCGAATAGTTGAGAAATACAAGTTGAAAAAAATTCGTCTTCATGACTTACGCCATAGCATGGTCGCTCTTTTAATGGAAGAAGATAACGTGAATTTACCAGCCATTCAAAAACGAGCCCGTCATTCAAGTTCGAAAATCACTTCAGATATCTATGGACATATTTCTAAAAAAAGAGCTACTCAAACAGCCAGTCAATTCGATAAATATGCACCGAATAAAAATTTGGTCAACAAACTAATAATTGTGGTGTGTATACTAAATTGCATACACAAGAAAAACCCTTGA